In Phocoenobacter uteri, a single window of DNA contains:
- a CDS encoding recombinase family protein, whose product MAKIGFARVSTREQYLTEQVEQLKKAGCIKIFEGKNSGKKDTNALRLKELLNYVRHDDIVIVTKLDRLGRSTMQVLNAINDFNEKGVGFKTLDGSIDTTKKNDPISTALLQVLAMVAELERNFIVSRTQEGRIRTGKKGGRPRALSDGKFAEFKKDLKKGFSISMLMSKYQLSEATVVRYKRKLK is encoded by the coding sequence GTGGCGAAAATAGGATTCGCTCGAGTTTCAACTCGAGAACAATATTTAACTGAGCAAGTTGAACAATTAAAAAAAGCTGGTTGTATTAAAATTTTTGAAGGAAAAAATTCAGGAAAAAAAGATACAAATGCACTTCGCTTAAAAGAGCTGCTTAATTATGTTCGTCATGATGATATTGTAATAGTTACAAAACTTGATCGATTAGGACGTTCTACAATGCAAGTATTAAATGCAATTAATGATTTTAATGAAAAGGGAGTAGGATTTAAAACACTTGATGGATCAATAGATACAACTAAAAAAAATGATCCTATTTCTACCGCATTATTGCAGGTACTTGCAATGGTTGCAGAACTTGAGCGAAATTTTATTGTGTCTCGTACTCAGGAGGGAAGAATAAGAACTGGAAAAAAAGGAGGAAGACCAAGAGCCTTATCCGATGGAAAATTTGCTGAGTTTAAAAAGGATTTAAAAAAAGGATTTAGTATATCAATGTTAATGAGTAAATATCAATTATCAGAAGCTACCGTTGTTCGTTATAAAAGAAAATTGAAATAA
- a CDS encoding muramidase → MIIDLPPLQQEMVVCSIYAAKEYNIPTTALLAIAEAEGGKPGQWIKNKNGSYDIGTMQFNTNYLKELEKFGITTKDVEKSGCYPYHLAAWRINQHLRKDKGEFWTKIANYHSKTPNKNAIYKAKLIPLAAKWEAWLKSKFLSKNDNSNLTPPPKPRNLKNITVDQINISAYADYIEYAPIPKGIISDKFNINKNFQATKNNVNQNPMKSSSAITLPNKFIELMK, encoded by the coding sequence ATGATTATAGATTTACCCCCTCTTCAACAAGAAATGGTTGTATGCTCCATCTATGCGGCCAAAGAATATAACATTCCTACCACCGCTTTATTAGCAATAGCTGAAGCAGAGGGAGGTAAACCAGGTCAATGGATTAAAAATAAAAATGGTAGCTATGATATTGGTACAATGCAATTTAACACTAATTATCTAAAAGAGTTAGAAAAGTTTGGTATAACAACCAAAGATGTCGAAAAATCAGGATGCTATCCATACCATCTAGCAGCATGGAGAATAAATCAACACCTTAGAAAAGACAAAGGAGAATTTTGGACAAAAATTGCAAATTATCATTCAAAAACACCAAATAAAAATGCAATTTATAAAGCTAAATTAATTCCCTTAGCCGCAAAATGGGAGGCTTGGTTGAAAAGCAAATTTTTATCTAAAAATGATAATTCAAATTTAACTCCTCCCCCTAAACCTCGTAATTTGAAAAATATTACTGTAGATCAAATCAATATTTCTGCTTATGCAGACTACATAGAATATGCACCTATACCAAAAGGTATTATTTCAGATAAATTTAATATAAATAAAAACTTTCAAGCAACAAAGAACAATGTAAATCAAAATCCTATGAAATCATCGAGTGCAATTACCTTACCTAATAAATTCATCGAATTGATGAAATAG
- a CDS encoding TrbM/KikA/MpfK family conjugal transfer protein, which translates to MKNLKLSLILSGLIILSSNNTLANGEILTGDPRLACEAILCLSSGKRPDECTPSIRRYFSITDKKLHRLIRKRLNFLNLCPKDNKGIDKDVLARIGLDQEKQKRGMDSLTNVIIHLPHECTSKSLNAQIQRRVERSCDGGKNCDYSYYYRISPKMPQSCIDLKNHEWTRIELPIQYGNNNWVEGSQYSHPPLPPIWFLKDDLEKFKSKQMPR; encoded by the coding sequence ATGAAAAACTTGAAACTATCTCTGATATTATCTGGGCTAATCATTCTATCATCTAATAATACTCTCGCTAATGGAGAAATTCTTACTGGAGATCCTAGATTAGCTTGTGAAGCAATTTTATGTTTATCAAGCGGGAAAAGACCTGATGAATGCACTCCATCTATTAGACGTTATTTCTCTATAACAGATAAGAAATTACATAGGTTAATCAGAAAACGTCTGAACTTTTTAAATTTATGTCCCAAAGACAACAAAGGGATTGATAAAGATGTACTAGCAAGAATAGGATTAGACCAAGAAAAGCAAAAAAGAGGGATGGATAGTTTGACGAATGTAATTATCCACCTTCCTCACGAATGCACATCCAAATCCTTAAATGCTCAAATTCAAAGAAGAGTTGAAAGATCTTGTGATGGTGGAAAAAACTGTGATTATTCATATTACTATAGAATATCACCAAAAATGCCACAAAGTTGCATAGATTTAAAAAACCATGAGTGGACTAGAATTGAACTACCTATTCAATACGGTAATAATAATTGGGTTGAAGGTTCTCAATACTCTCACCCTCCTCTTCCACCAATTTGGTTTCTAAAAGATGATTTAGAAAAATTCAAATCAAAACAGATGCCAAGATAA
- the trbL gene encoding P-type conjugative transfer protein TrbL: protein MTINKKYLNLFFLLFGIFLILYSQEAAADTSVLNSVVTQFKDKAATWSGKIIIAAKFLFYSLGVISLSWTLGYMLIKKAEIGELFGELIKFVVFFGFMYYILINATDIGSDIIDSFTELADKAGGNNNPTTASSIVDIGYDLFIATTKKGSFWSPVESSIIIFTALIIFIALCYIAASFVTLQITAYVTLNAGIFVLGFGGSKWTSDMAINYYKTLIGLGLQLFTMILIVTTGKNIMIDYKTLMGSNISFENLAIMLLTSIFLLLTSSKIPPMIGGLINGATGNTNFGGAGMALAGFAAAATAASAALAGAAASLAKATVGNVGGAAQTVSAAMNAASGGTEDSSTPNISNIADDVASSTQGGANESMQGSNSSSGQDGTSGSSGESMQGSEGSSGQDGTSGEPGESMQGSEGSSGQDGRDGESMSDLNDSSENNRESEYKNDSGEQNNNSKNISNSESSSTQKPLSFSEKVKQATQAAGLIGGAIKTDAIQSAKGSLNNLVSNSYMGKIASNIKEANTASEGTGSISSPNISSTSKTTPKNKGSAITQAVSQTAENLNKTQDW from the coding sequence ATGACAATAAACAAAAAATACCTAAATTTATTTTTTCTTCTATTTGGTATATTCCTTATATTATACTCACAAGAAGCAGCTGCTGATACTAGTGTTCTAAATTCTGTTGTAACGCAATTTAAAGATAAAGCAGCTACTTGGAGTGGAAAAATAATAATAGCTGCTAAATTCCTATTTTATAGTCTAGGAGTTATCAGTCTTAGTTGGACTCTAGGATATATGCTTATTAAAAAAGCGGAAATAGGAGAGCTTTTTGGTGAGCTGATTAAATTTGTTGTATTTTTTGGATTTATGTATTATATCTTAATAAATGCGACAGACATTGGTAGCGATATCATCGATTCCTTTACGGAATTAGCAGATAAAGCAGGGGGAAATAACAACCCAACCACAGCATCATCCATAGTCGATATAGGATATGATCTTTTCATTGCCACAACTAAAAAAGGATCTTTCTGGAGCCCTGTAGAAAGTTCAATAATTATATTCACTGCCTTAATTATCTTCATTGCATTATGCTATATTGCGGCTAGTTTTGTAACTCTACAAATCACAGCTTATGTTACTTTAAATGCAGGAATCTTTGTCTTAGGATTTGGAGGATCAAAATGGACTAGCGATATGGCTATTAATTACTACAAAACACTTATTGGCCTAGGATTACAGTTATTTACAATGATATTAATTGTCACTACTGGTAAAAATATCATGATTGATTACAAAACATTAATGGGAAGTAATATTAGCTTTGAAAACCTAGCTATTATGCTATTAACATCAATCTTTCTACTTCTTACTTCAAGCAAAATTCCTCCAATGATAGGTGGACTAATTAATGGAGCTACGGGCAATACAAATTTTGGTGGTGCAGGTATGGCATTAGCAGGATTTGCTGCTGCGGCAACAGCAGCATCAGCAGCCCTTGCTGGAGCTGCTGCCTCATTAGCAAAAGCCACTGTAGGAAATGTTGGAGGTGCTGCACAAACAGTCAGTGCTGCAATGAATGCTGCCTCAGGAGGAACTGAAGATAGTTCTACCCCTAATATATCTAATATCGCAGATGATGTAGCATCTTCTACACAAGGAGGAGCTAATGAATCCATGCAAGGTTCTAACAGTTCTTCAGGACAAGATGGTACTTCTGGAAGTTCAGGCGAATCAATGCAAGGCTCAGAGGGTTCTTCAGGACAAGATGGTACTTCTGGAGAGCCAGGTGAATCAATGCAGGGTTCAGAAGGTTCTTCAGGACAAGATGGAAGAGACGGAGAATCTATGTCAGATTTAAATGATTCTTCAGAAAATAACAGAGAGTCTGAATATAAGAATGATTCTGGAGAACAGAATAATAACTCAAAAAATATTTCAAATAGTGAATCAAGCTCAACTCAAAAACCATTATCTTTCTCAGAGAAAGTGAAACAAGCTACTCAAGCTGCTGGATTAATTGGAGGAGCTATTAAGACTGATGCAATTCAATCTGCAAAAGGTTCATTGAATAATTTAGTGAGTAATTCATATATGGGAAAAATTGCTTCAAATATTAAAGAGGCTAATACTGCCTCAGAAGGTACTGGTAGCATTTCTTCACCAAATATAAGTTCTACATCAAAAACAACACCGAAGAATAAAGGCTCTGCAATAACACAAGCAGTAAGCCAAACAGCCGAAAATTTAAATAAAACACAAGACTGGTAG